One part of the Segnochrobactrum spirostomi genome encodes these proteins:
- a CDS encoding ABC transporter permease has protein sequence MTRPSLGWALPAYAVLLYAFLYLPIGVILLFAFDAKAIPGLPLSEFTTAWFAASLGDDRLVGSLLTSLRLASIAALLSTALAMPAAMVLAWRPMRMKSLVLCLVLGPVVLPQLVLGLGLTVLFRVAPDLVGQPAIVLAHTTMTSSYATLMLYSRFLGFRRSYIEAAMNLGANEFVTFREVILPLVAPALVAVLMLAFTDAFGEFVVAWFLAGFTETLPIAIWTSMRQVISPKIYALSALVILVTLTISVSAQIWILGQSRRESEQ, from the coding sequence ATGACGCGTCCCTCTCTGGGCTGGGCGCTGCCGGCCTATGCCGTGCTGCTCTACGCCTTCCTCTATCTGCCGATCGGCGTGATCCTTCTGTTCGCGTTCGATGCCAAGGCGATCCCGGGCCTGCCCCTCAGCGAATTCACGACGGCGTGGTTCGCCGCGAGCCTCGGCGACGATCGCTTGGTCGGCTCGCTGTTGACGAGCCTGCGCCTCGCCTCCATCGCGGCGCTGCTCTCGACGGCACTCGCCATGCCGGCGGCGATGGTGCTCGCCTGGCGGCCGATGCGGATGAAGTCGCTCGTGCTCTGCCTGGTGCTCGGCCCGGTGGTGCTGCCGCAGCTCGTCCTCGGGCTCGGCCTCACGGTGCTGTTCCGCGTCGCCCCGGATCTCGTCGGGCAGCCGGCGATCGTGCTCGCCCACACCACCATGACCTCGAGCTACGCGACGCTGATGCTCTATTCCCGGTTTCTGGGCTTCCGGCGGAGCTACATCGAGGCGGCGATGAATCTCGGGGCCAACGAGTTCGTCACCTTCCGCGAGGTCATCCTGCCCCTGGTCGCGCCGGCGCTCGTCGCGGTGCTCATGCTCGCCTTCACGGACGCGTTCGGCGAATTCGTCGTCGCCTGGTTCCTGGCGGGCTTCACGGAGACGCTGCCCATCGCGATCTGGACGTCGATGCGGCAGGTCATTTCCCCGAAGATTTATGCGCTTTCAGCCTTGGTGATCCTGGTGACGCTGACGATCAGCGTGTCCGCCCAGATCTGGATCCTCGGCCAGAGCCGCCGCGAAAGCGAGCAGTGA
- a CDS encoding ABC transporter permease, whose amino-acid sequence MTAPLGPPRRRSFLTSILPTAGLMPLVLWQVVFFVVPVVLIFGLSVWRSKNYRLIPDFTFDNYVAILARPAIWRALLLSVETAAFVTVACAILAYPVAYLIAKKAGPWRGLLLVAVIAPFWVSIVMRVAAWRLLLGEHGVINQAIMALGLTGEPLGFLLYSPISTAIGLIYAYLPLYVLPLYAAITNIHDSWIDAAMDLNASPTRTFFEVILPLSAPGLVVGAVFCFVFGLGEFVTPALLGGGKQLMFSQVIQDEFQRRLDWPSGAAMAVILLVLVFAALALSMKWIRRASGEVGS is encoded by the coding sequence ATGACGGCGCCGCTCGGGCCGCCGCGGCGGCGATCGTTCCTGACGTCGATCCTGCCGACTGCGGGCCTCATGCCGCTCGTGCTCTGGCAGGTCGTCTTCTTCGTCGTGCCGGTGGTGCTGATCTTCGGATTGAGCGTCTGGCGCAGCAAGAACTATCGCCTGATCCCGGATTTCACCTTCGACAATTATGTCGCGATCTTGGCCCGGCCGGCGATCTGGCGGGCACTCCTCCTCTCGGTGGAGACGGCGGCGTTCGTCACGGTCGCCTGCGCCATCCTCGCTTATCCCGTCGCCTACCTGATCGCGAAGAAGGCGGGGCCCTGGCGCGGCCTGCTGCTCGTCGCCGTCATCGCGCCGTTCTGGGTCAGCATCGTGATGCGCGTCGCGGCCTGGCGGCTGCTGCTCGGCGAGCACGGCGTCATCAATCAGGCGATCATGGCGCTCGGTCTCACCGGCGAGCCCCTGGGCTTCCTGCTCTATTCGCCGATTTCGACGGCGATCGGGCTGATCTACGCCTACCTGCCGCTCTACGTGCTGCCGCTCTATGCCGCGATCACCAACATCCACGATTCCTGGATCGACGCGGCGATGGACCTCAACGCCAGCCCGACCCGGACCTTTTTCGAGGTGATCCTGCCGCTCTCCGCCCCGGGTCTGGTGGTCGGCGCCGTGTTCTGCTTCGTGTTCGGTCTCGGCGAGTTTGTCACCCCGGCCCTGCTCGGCGGCGGCAAGCAACTGATGTTCTCGCAGGTGATCCAGGACGAGTTCCAGCGCCGGCTCGATTGGCCGAGCGGCGCCGCCATGGCCGTGATCCTGCTCGTGCTCGTCTTCGCCGCCCTGGCGCTGTCGATGAAGTGGATCCGCCGCGCGAGTGGAGAGGTCGGCTCATGA
- a CDS encoding aspartate/glutamate racemase family protein: MHIRVIVPVLDSKELVGKAEAEYRSFAGEGVEISAVPLKRGTASIEAEFDSALAAPEVMRLAREAEADGVDACTIACFTDPGLSGARELVSIPIVGEGEASLHMAAMLSGRFTVFITETPLFPLIRRVVARYGLERNLASVRAAGASVLALDESCLDHIIAESIDAVERDGAEAFVMGCTGTGFDMALAVEEALARHFGVFIPVIDPGKVALHFARAMVATGLKPSKRAYPTPAFARGEYAFA; encoded by the coding sequence ATGCATATCCGTGTGATCGTTCCCGTTCTCGATTCCAAGGAACTCGTCGGCAAGGCGGAGGCGGAGTACCGCTCCTTCGCCGGCGAGGGCGTGGAGATTTCCGCCGTTCCGCTGAAGCGCGGCACGGCCTCCATCGAGGCGGAGTTCGATTCCGCCCTCGCGGCCCCCGAGGTCATGCGCCTCGCCCGCGAGGCGGAGGCGGATGGCGTCGACGCCTGCACCATCGCCTGCTTCACCGATCCGGGCCTGTCGGGCGCGCGCGAGCTGGTATCGATCCCGATCGTCGGCGAGGGCGAAGCCTCGCTCCATATGGCGGCGATGCTGTCGGGCCGGTTCACCGTCTTCATCACGGAGACGCCGCTGTTTCCGCTGATCCGTCGGGTGGTGGCGCGCTACGGGCTGGAGCGCAATCTCGCCTCCGTCCGCGCCGCCGGGGCGAGCGTGCTCGCCCTCGACGAAAGCTGTCTCGACCACATCATCGCCGAGAGCATCGACGCGGTGGAGCGCGACGGGGCGGAAGCCTTCGTCATGGGCTGCACCGGCACCGGCTTCGACATGGCGCTCGCGGTCGAGGAGGCATTGGCCCGCCATTTCGGCGTGTTCATCCCCGTCATCGACCCCGGAAAGGTCGCGCTGCATTTCGCCCGTGCCATGGTCGCGACCGGGCTGAAGCCCTCGAAGCGTGCCTATCCGACGCCGGCCTTCGCGCGCGGCGAATACGCGTTCGCCTGA
- a CDS encoding ABC transporter substrate-binding protein, which translates to MSGSRVFHTPSPSRRDVLRFGAQAAMFATIASQVDFSKPAYAGETKLTGPLNVLAWAGYDDPELMRGFTELTGVQLNIKEAESNGAQLSLVQAGTTKFDVINPDAVWTSKFAAAGLTLPIDTAKLPSLEETLPAFRNRPETMVDGKVYGIPTRFGVNGFVYWPDKISAAAASDAELAWDPSLKGRVEIIDWPELYLWMTGKWIGQPKPEEATGEALQKILDKMIAFRPNMRALQSDMGTVKSDLTNREAWMVWGSSSDNVRTTARLNGADVELSIPKQGGAMWMETLQIVRGTEHLASALAYINYMTSAKAMKQMAWGADKFAVTNAKVKDLLTPEQVKALGLDKMEEWVANCQMSLAPVDENAWADAWQTFKMG; encoded by the coding sequence ATGTCCGGGTCTCGCGTCTTCCACACTCCGTCCCCAAGCCGACGCGACGTCCTGCGTTTCGGCGCTCAGGCGGCCATGTTCGCGACGATCGCTTCGCAGGTCGATTTCTCGAAGCCCGCTTATGCCGGCGAGACAAAGCTGACCGGCCCGCTCAACGTGCTGGCCTGGGCGGGATACGACGATCCCGAGCTGATGCGCGGCTTCACCGAGCTCACCGGCGTCCAGCTCAACATCAAGGAAGCCGAGAGCAACGGGGCCCAGTTGAGCCTCGTGCAGGCCGGCACGACCAAGTTCGACGTCATCAACCCGGATGCGGTCTGGACCTCGAAGTTCGCCGCCGCCGGGCTGACGCTGCCGATCGATACCGCGAAGCTTCCCTCGCTGGAGGAAACCCTCCCCGCCTTCCGCAACCGGCCCGAGACCATGGTGGACGGCAAGGTCTACGGCATCCCGACGCGCTTCGGGGTGAACGGGTTCGTCTACTGGCCGGATAAGATTTCCGCGGCCGCCGCCTCCGACGCCGAACTCGCCTGGGATCCCTCCCTCAAGGGACGCGTCGAGATCATCGACTGGCCCGAGCTCTATCTGTGGATGACGGGCAAGTGGATCGGCCAGCCGAAGCCCGAGGAGGCGACCGGCGAGGCGCTCCAGAAGATCCTCGACAAGATGATCGCCTTCCGCCCCAACATGCGGGCGCTCCAATCCGACATGGGCACCGTCAAGTCCGACCTCACGAACCGCGAGGCGTGGATGGTGTGGGGCTCGTCGAGCGACAACGTGCGCACGACGGCGCGGCTCAACGGTGCCGACGTCGAGCTGTCCATCCCCAAGCAAGGCGGCGCCATGTGGATGGAGACGCTCCAGATCGTGCGGGGCACCGAACACCTCGCCTCCGCGCTCGCCTACATCAACTACATGACGAGCGCCAAGGCGATGAAGCAGATGGCCTGGGGCGCGGACAAGTTCGCCGTCACCAACGCCAAGGTGAAGGACCTCCTCACCCCCGAGCAGGTCAAGGCCCTCGGCCTCGACAAGATGGAAGAGTGGGTCGCCAATTGCCAGATGAGCCTCGCGCCCGTCGACGAGAATGCCTGGGCCGACGCCTGGCAAACCTTCAAGATGGGCTGA
- a CDS encoding helix-turn-helix domain-containing protein, which produces MRKEQHDFRSRLDRLARLYGLTERQKQIVQLSLEGHHNASIARQLDLSIGGVKNHKLRIYDKLDITSERELLPAFLMSL; this is translated from the coding sequence TTGCGCAAGGAGCAGCACGATTTCCGCAGCCGCCTCGACCGGCTGGCGCGGCTCTACGGCCTGACCGAACGGCAGAAGCAGATCGTCCAACTGTCGCTCGAAGGCCACCACAACGCATCGATCGCGCGCCAGCTCGACCTCTCGATCGGCGGCGTCAAGAATCACAAGCTGCGCATCTATGACAAGCTCGACATCACCAGCGAGCGGGAGCTCCTCCCGGCCTTCCTGATGAGCCTGTGA